The genomic window TAGATCATCCCTGGCTCCGCTGTCCCAAGACTCTGGCAGTATTGCCTTACCATAAGTTACACAGCAACGGGGCGGACGGGCAGTACAACTCCGACACCCTCACCCCTGGCTGCGGCCAACTGCCCAGAAAGGGCGAGCGTCATGGTGCTTCTGTTATCACAGAGTACTGCATAGCACGGCACGGACAGATATGCTGTCCAAGGTGCATCAGATGTGCCATCTACGTGTGCTGCACGCAGGGTCTCGACGGTAGGTTGCTTGCCGGCTTGCTCCAGTTCTCCGGTTCTTCGGGAGCCTTCCTCCTATCTTCCGAACCGGGTATCATGAACACCCCGCAGGATGAAGTTGATCTGGAAAGGTCGAGACTTCCACCCATGTGCAGGCGcagggcgaggccgagacCTCTAACCGAGGTTGCTGTCTGACGCGGACGATATTGTTGCGCATATTGAACTTGCCGACGGTTCGGCCCTGTTGGGCCTAATATGGCAGCGGTGCGACTTTCATCTGTTACCGGCGGATCGGCGTGTATGAGACCGAGATGCTCGGAGGTGGGATGTCTGGTTACCAATGCGTCCATCGAAGCGGTGTGTCTGTATATTTGGCCCCTTAGTACACCTACATCTGTTGATCGCCGGGTTTTGCCTTGCATAAAGCAAGTCGATGCCGCAGAGCCCGCAGTCCTCGATAGTACTCTGTCTCGGCGGACATTCGAAGCTGGGACTGCCGTGCCTTGTCATTCCATGTCCGGGCCGTCCTTGCTTGCACATGCCACCCGCTAAGAACTAGAGTACCTCAGGGCAGGCCACAGCAGCGGAAGGCCCCTCCACGCCTCTTGCGCAGCTCCCTCCAGCTATGGCGCCCATTGCCATCACTCCGGACAACAGCTCCACCGGCAGCCCGTCAGGGGAGAGCGTCAACGGCTACTTCCATGTCAGCACCGACAACCGCCAGGCCAATGGGCATACCAACGGGCACACCAATGGCTACGCCAGCAGACACCTAGATGGACACCCGAACGGGCATTCAAACGGAGCCGGTAATGGTGTTTTCAATGGCGTCAATGGCGTCAACGGCGTCCACGGGCCCTCGGGAGGTTTCTCTACTTCCCATAAGCCGATGCCCATCGCCATTGTGGGAATGGCTTGTCGCATGCCGGGCAATGTCTCTACTCCTGCCGAGTTCTGGGAGCTCTGCACACGGGCTCGCTCGGGGTGGACCGAGATCCCCAAGGAACGATTCGACAGCTCCCGGTTTTACCACCCAAACCCCGGCAAGGGGGGCGCCCTGAATCCAGTCGGCGGGAACTTCCTCAATGTTGATCTCGCCGCCTTCGACGCCCCTTTCTTCGGGCTCACAGAGAAGGAAGCCATATCTATGGAtccccagcagcgccttctCCTGGAGTGTACGTTCGAGGCCCTCGAGAACGCGGGAATCCCCAAGCACACCATCGTCGGGAAGGACGTCGGCGTTTTCATCGGCGGCTCGTTCTCCGAGTACGAGTCACACCTGTTCCGGGATTCCGATACGATTCCCATGCATCAGGCAACCGGTAAGTGCGAGCCACCCTCCGACCAGCGGGCAATTAGAAGCATCGAGGTGGGAAAAGCTTCTGACATGCTCCCGACAGGCTGCGCATTTGCGATGCAGTCCAACCGTATCTCGCATTTCTTTGACCTGAGAGGCCCGAGTTTCACGTCCGACACAGCCTGTTCGTCCAGCATGGTCGCTGTGCATCTGGCTTGCCAGAGTCTGCGGGCCGGCGAGATTAGCTGTGCCCTGGTCGGCGCCTGCCATCTCAACATGCTACCGGAGTTTTGGATCTCCTTTTCGACTTGCAGGTACGTCCCCGTTCCAGAGCCCGGCACATCCGTGAGTTCGGCAATATGTGCTAAGCAGGTAACGGAGTAGATTACTTTCAGATTCGGGGCGGTCGTTTGCTTTCGATGACAGGGGGACCGGTTTCGGACGCGGCGAAGGCTGTGGCATGCTGGTGCTGAAGCCACTTGACCAGGCAATCAGGGACAATGACACCATCAGGGCAGTCATTGTGGGAACCGGCTTGAACCAGGACGGAAAGACGCCCGGCATCACCATGCCAAACGGAGCCGCCCAAGGTCAGCTTGCCCCCATGTTGCGATTATGACAGACAGCCTAGCAAGCTGACTCGGACTCGGCGGCCCAGAGGCCCTGATGAGACAGGTGTACAAGAACGCGGGAATCGACCCACGCGACTGCGGCTTCGTTGAAGCTCACGGAACGGGTACCCGGGTGGGGGATCCCATCGAGGCCACCGCCATCCACAACGTGCTGGGCCAGAACAGGACAGCACGCGATCCCCTGTGGATAGGGTCTGTCAAGTCCAACATTGGCCATCTCGAAGGCGCTTCAGGTATGAGTAACATGAGAATTATTGCCGCTTCGCAGCTGCTGACATCCGCTAGGGATTGCTGGCATCATAAAAGCTGCCCTGATGCTCGAGCGCGGTTTCATCCTCCCCAACTACGACTTCAAGCAACCAAACCCCAAGATTCCTTGGAAGGAGTGGAATCTCAAGGTCCCGATTGCCCAGCGGCCATGGCCGCGCGGTAAGAAATACATCAGCGTCAATAACTTTGGGTTTGGCGGGACAAACGGTCACGTCGTGCTCGAGGCTCCGCCATTCCGAGGACCAAAGGGttctgccgccggcggtgacGACACATCTGGAAAGGCAGGACAAGGACGGAAGCTCTACGTCTTCACGGCCAACGACAAGACGGCGCTCTCGCAGGTGATGAAGAACATCGTCATTTATCTTGAACAGCGCCCAGAAATCTTCCAAAAGGACCTGACAGGACATCTAGCCTACACCTTGGGGCAGCGCCGATCTCTCCTGCAGTGGAGAGCGGCCATTCCGGCCGTCAATTCTTTCGAGCTCATTGAAGCGATTAACGGCGAAAAGTACACTCCCGGAAAGGAGACTGGGCCGCTAAGGATCGGCTTCATTCTCACCGGGCAGGGCGCGCAGTGGCATGCCATGGGACGAGAGCTCTATGAGCAGTATCCCACcttcagcagcagcctcgagctggccgacaGGTGTCTGGCTGAGAACGGTGCTGACTGGTCCCTGATCGGTAAGGACTTCTCTGGGATCCCATCCATATATACACAGCACCCCGTCTCCGGAAAGGTACTGACGTGTGTCCTTACGCAGAGGAACTGGGAAGAGACGCAAAAACCAGCAAGATTAACGAGGCCCATATCAGTCAACCGTCGTGTACTGCCATCCAACTGGCGCTGATTGACTTGCTGCGGTCCTGGGGCATTCGTCCAACCGCCGTTGCTGGTCATTCAAGCGGCGAAATCGCGGCCGCCTACGCCGCGGAGATCATCGACTTCGACTCCGCCATGCGGATTGCGTACCATCGCGGCAGGCTTATTCCCATCCTCAAACGATCTCATCCGGAGCTCAGAGGCCGCATGATGGCCGTTGGCGGCAGCAAAGAGCAGTTCCTGCCCATTCTCGACGGcctcaaggagaaggaagcCCGCATCGCCTGCTACAACAGCCCCTCGAGCCTGACCATCTCGGGCGATGAGCCGGCCATtgccgagctcgagaagaTCTGCGAGGAGAAGCAGCTCTTTAACAGGCGTCTCGTGGTGGACGTGGCATACCATTCCCACCACATGAACCTGGTGGCGAAGGAGTACCGAGCGTCGCTGGCCGACCTGCGGCCCCCCGTTCCCACCGACATCCGGTTCCACTCATCCCTTTACGGGCGCCTGGTCGACGGTACGGAGCTGCAGCCGGACTACTGGGTGGAGAACCTGACCTGCGCAGTGCGCTTTTCGGAAGCGTTGCAGAGCATGCTGGAACCCGCCGGCGAGCACAAGCACGGCGTCAACATGCTCGTCGAGCTTGGTCCGCATTCCGGGCTCCAGGGGCCGATCAAGCAAATCCTGAAGGAgatcggcggcagcgccctTAAGATCCCGTACGCGTCCGCTCTCGTACGGAAGCGTGATGCGGTAGAGACGGCGCTGGAACTCGCTGCGGATCTGTTCACCAGGGGCGCCAGCCTCAACTTCGGGGCAATCAACTTCCCCAAGCCGACCAAGCCGCCCGTGCTGCTGACCGACCTGCCGCGGTACCCCTGGAATTACTCGTCCAGGTATTGGCAGGAGTCTCGCATGACAAGAGCACACAAGCACGCTCCTGGCGGCCGGAGCGACATTCTAGGCACCCTGGCCAACTACTCCAACGACTTGGAGCCCACCTGGCGCAACATTGTCCGGCTGGATGACCTCCCCTGGCTGCGGCAGCACAAGATCCAGTCCTTGACTGTCTTTCCCATGGCCGGGTTCATTGCCATGGCCCTCGAGGCAGCGGCTCAAAGAGCATCCGCGAGGGGCTGCCCGTTCGACAGTTTCGAGCTGAAGGACGTCTCGATTACCAAGCCTCTCGTCATTCCAGACAAGGACATCGAGGTCACGCTCACCCTCAGACCACGAAAGGAGAGCGGTCCCTCCTCCCCTGGCAGTTGGGACGAGTTCCGCATCTGCTCCTGGTCGAGCGAACAGGGCTGGACCGAGCACTGCGTTGGTCTCATTGCGGCTCTGGAAGCGGATGTCAACGAGGTCGACAGTGCCAGGCGCGCTCGAGACGCGGAGGCTCGTCTCAAGACCATCCTGTCTCGGACTAGCCAGCCGGAAGCGGTGCCTGTGACTCCACAAGCCATGTATGACAGCCTCTCGAAGCTGGGCGTGGCCTACGGGGCTCTTTTCCAGGGAGTAACCAGCTGCTACGCATCCGACTCCCACGCGGTGGGGAACCTTGTGGTGCCAGACGTCGCAAAGGAGATGCCCAGCGGTTATCTAACCGATGCGGTTCTCCAGCCGGCGTTCCTCGAGTCTCTCATTGAGATGTATTGGCCCATTGTCGGAGCTGGTCGACGTCCCGTCGGCACCATCTATCTGCCCTCGTCTGTCGACCGGGTTACTGTCTCTCTCGGCGTCCAGCGGTTTACCAAGGACCCTGGCAGCGCGGTCCGCGCCGTTTGCGAAGGCGAGATCGCCGCTGGTTCGAGCCCCAAGCCAGCCAAGGTCAACGTGGCCGCCGTCACGGGCGACGACAAGCTTGAGACGCTCATCTCCCTGGATGGTCTCACCATTTCCCCCatcctcgacggcgagacGCAGGCGGACTCCGCCGCAGCGAGGGAACTCTGCTATAAGTTGGAGTGGGATCCGATCCTCGAGACCGACGACGAGAGCGTCCAAGACCTTCCAACGGACGCCCAGGTCGTCATCATCCACGAGGACTCCAGTTTCCAAAGTCTCGTGGCAATGGGCCTGGCAAACTCTCTGGAGCAGGCCACTGGGAGGCTGGCTGACTTTGGCACTCTGGAAACCGTCGACGCTGCCGGCAAGATCTGCGTCTTTCTGAGCGAGCTGCACCAGCCGTTCCTTGCGACACTCACACCCGCCCAGTTCGACGGCCTGCAGAGGCTGTTGACGTCCGTCGAGGGCGTACTGTGGGTCGTGCGCGGAGCGTACGACAACTCGGCAAACCCAGATGCCAACATGGTGACCGGCTTGAGCCGAACCATCCGATCAGAGACTGCGCTGAAGTTTGCTACCCTCGATCTGGACGCCGAGTCACCGCTCTCGGAGCTTGAGACGGCCGACGCGATCATGAAGGTCTTCAAGTTCGTCTTTCACTCGGGTTCCTCCATGTCTGGAGAACTGGAGTTCATGGAGAGAGGCGGGCGTTTCTACACGCCTCGAATTGTTCACGATCCCGAGATGGACGAGTACGTCCACAAGCAGACAAACCCATCCGCTCTCGAGCCTACGCTGTTTGGGGAGGACCACCGAGCTTTGAAGATGGCACTGTCAGCGCCGGGCGCGTTGGAGACGCTCCACTTCGTTGACGACCCGGCTGCTGAGCAGCCGCTGGAGGCCGACGAGGTTGAGATTGAGGTTAAGGCCATCGGACTGAACTTCCGGGACGGTATGGCTGCCAAAGGCCAAATCCCTCTGGGCAGTTGCGGAATCGAAGCAAGCGGAGTCGTCACCGCGGTGGGAAGCAAAGTCACGGCCTACCGGGCTGGCGATCGTGTCGCGGCGCTTACCACAGGTGCGTTTGCGACGCGAACGAGGACAAAGGCGGCCTTCGCCTTCAAGATCTCGGCGGACCTCACATTCGAGGCTGCTGCCAGCCTGCCGCTCGCGTATGCGACAGCATACTACAGCTTGGTAGAGCTTGGGCGGCTCGGTGAAGGCGAGACTGTCCTCATCCActccgcggccggcgctgtTGGACAAGCAGCCGTCTGCATCGCACAAATGATCGGTGCTGAGGTCTTTGTGACTGTTGGAAGTGCGGAGAAGAAAGAGCTCCTGTTGAAGGAGTTCGGACTCCCGGACGAGCGTGTCTTCTACAGCCGCAACAGCTCCTTTGCAGACGCAATTTGCCGAGATACGCAGGGGCATGGCGTCGACGTCATCCTCAACACCCTCACCGGGGACGGGCTCCGCGAGTCTTGGAGATGTCTGAACAAGTTCGGGCGCTTCATTGAGCTTGGCCGGGGAGAGAATGTCTCTAAGGCGCGGCTGGAAGTCGACAGAATCGACAGCAACGCCAGCTTCATCTGCCTTGACATGCTGGCCCTGATCTCTGAGCGGCCAAAGACCATCAAGCGGCTACTTGCGGACGTTGCGCAGCTCTTGAAGTACGGCAAGATCAGGCCCGCAGTTCCCATCACAAGATTCCCCATCTCGGACGTCGAAACGGCGTTGAAGACGCAGCAAACTGGGAAGTCAATGGGCAAGCTCGTGGTGGTTCCCAGTGCGACTGACGTCGTCAAGGTACGGGCTACCGCTGCAGTATTTCACCAGCTACGTAGATCACTGACCAGGCTGTACAGGCTGCTCGTTCTAGGAAGGCGAAGCCCCTCCTCCGCTCGGATGCCACCTATATCCTGGTCGGCGGCACTGGTGGCCTCGGCCGCAGTTTTGCTAGGTGGATGGCGGCGAAGGGAGCAAGGAACATCGTGCTGGTCTCGAGAAGCGGCTCCGTAACGGGCAGGGTAAAGGAGCTCGTCGACGAACTTGGCGCAATTGGCACCAACGTCGTTGTTCGCCGCTGCAACGTTGTCAACAAGAGCGAAGTGGACGAGCTTATTAGCTCCatcctcggcgacctgccCCCTATCCGCGGTGTGGTGCATGGCACCATGGTACTCAGGGTACGATTTCTCCGCACTCACCAAATCCCTCTATGAAACATAAGGCGACTGACACGGGTGTGCAGGATGTGCTTTTCGAAAAGATGGCGTGGGAGGATTACACGCAGGTCATCGAGGGCAAGGTGCAAGGCGGATGGAACTTCCACCACGCACTCGCAGACTCGCCGCTCGACTTCTTCGTGGCTATCTCCTCGGCCGCAGGCGCCGTCGGCAACCGCGGGCAGGCCGCCTACAGCGCGGCGAACTGCTTCCTCAACGCGCTGGTGCAGCACCGTCTCGCCCGCGGCCTGCCCGCGGCCTCGCTCGACCTGACCGCCGTTTCCGACTCGGGCTACCTGGCCGAGGACCtcgagaaggcggccgaggtggcgaGGAACCTCGGCAGCGACAGTATCTGCGAGAGCGAGGTGCTCGCGCTGCTCCAGGCCGCCATCGACGGCACGATGGCCTCGACCTGCAACAGCCACGCCATCACCGGCATGCGCATCACCGCGACCATGCGGCCGTTCTGGACCGAGGATGCCAAGTTCAAGGCGATGCGcatcgcggccgaggaggcggcggccaaggACGCTTCGCTCAACGCCGTGGTGTCCTTCAATGCTGCCCTCAAGCAGGCAACCAcgcgcgccgaggcggaggatgTCATCTGCCGCGGCCTGGTCGACAAGATCTCCTCGGTCCTGATGATGGAAGCCGAGGAGTTGGACATCACCAGGTCGCTGTCCCATTACCCGCTGGATTCGCTGGTGGCGATTGAGATCCGCAACTTTATCACGCGCGAGTTCGAGGCGAATCTGCAGGTTTTGGAGCTGCTGTCGAGCGGGTCGATCCAGACGCTTGCGAAGGGGGTCTGCGCGAAGAGCAAGCTTGTTACTTTCTCTTAGACGTTTGTTGACCTCGATCAATTGCGTATGTGTCTCCTTTTTCCCTTCTTGTTCGTAGCGAGCTGGACTACTTCCGATTTCTTGGTCCGAGATCAGTTGTGGCTTATACCAAGTTTTTGtctttcttcttccttcttcttccttcttcttccttcttcttcttcttctcttcttcttcgtcgtcgtcgacgacgacatctTCTTCTTGGACGATGTCTTCACCAGTTTTTCGATGCACAAAGTCATATGCACATGTGAGTTAGAGCAGCCAAACGTGCTACACACCCAAGCTTAGCGGTACCCCTGAATCTTGGATACGCTTGAAGAACGACCGTTGTTGTGTAACACGGGATGCCAGCACTGGACTGCACTAATCCTTCAGCATCCATGACTGTTGATGCTGAGGCTCGATTGCAACGTGTCCAAGTGAGCATCAGTAGTATGAGCAGCCCTTAAACAACGGCAATATAGCCGGGTAAATCTTCCCGTTTGGGCGTTAACTCGGCGACCCAGAGCGATCCGGAGAAAAGCATTAGCTGGCCGGAGAATGGGGACCTTTAGCATTGCACCCTGATCGTAGTTCGGTTGCGGGTTGGAAATTGTGTTGGACTGCAGCACTGACCGGTCAACCTGCATTGAGACACAATAAGAAACGAGCTTGCTTTCTAAGCGCATCTCAGCTCGCGGGGTCTCTGGTAACTGCTGACGACATGTATGGATCATCATCAACTTCCGGAGCAATAATGTTGACCGCACTGCGCAAAGAGGTGGTGTCGCCTCTCGCACACTCTCGAATCAAGCCGACCTCTCACTCAAGCTGTCATCAAACTCCTTCTTCAAGACGTCACTGGGAGCCGTCGTTTTCACTTTGCCGGCGGTCCATTGCCTCATCTTCCTCCCAAAGAAATACAGAACCGGTATGCCCAAGGAGATGACGATCATGACCTCGGAATAGATAACGAAGGTGTTCAAGAAGCCCTTCTCGGCGATCCACGTCGTGGACTGACTCGATAGGAAGAAGGCAATGATGATGCGTAGGCTCGACACGTTGACCAGCACGGGACCGGCCCACATAGGGTAACTCTCGACCACAAAAACGTTGAGGACCGACATTACGACCAGAGAGCCGAAGATAATGAGGAAGGATCCCACCATCAAGACGGCCCAGTAGGCGTTGGTCTGGCCCGCCCAGCCGAATATGAAGGTCCCGGCCAGGCCGGACACGAGGGGCAAGACCATGTTGAGCAGGTGGTGTTCGGGCTCCCGGGCACCGCCGTTGCGTCTCGCGATGGCATTCGAGATTCGATCGGCGACTGGGCCGCCGAATATGTAAACTAGGCCGGTGGCGGCTATGAATGGCATCACACTCAGACCGGTATACTGGAACTGCCAACTGCAGAGTTGAGTTTAGTACGGTACCCTCGGATGAAGACTGCGAGCGAAGACGGCGACTCACCCCTGTGCTAGGAGGGCAAAGGAGCTAATCTGTTGCGCCGCCGAGTTGACAATGACGAAAATGCTGTTGGCCAGGGTAGCCCAGACAATGGCAGGGAACGGAGTGGTCCTGAGGGTATTGAGCATGGACATGCCCGCCTGTCTCCACTCAAACCCGTGCTGGAACAATGCCATGTACGACCACTGTGATGGGGGAGGACGGCCTCCATAGTCGATTTCCGGCCGATTCTTCCCTGGTTCGATGGGATAGAACTGCTGACCGCCTGTGGGTGACCCAGTGGTTAGCGCAGCGCGGTGAGCGGCACCGGCGTCAGGCACTTACTTAGCTCTTCTTTCGACCGCGTCCACCGTGTCTCCGGGAGAAACACGACTAACAAAAGCCATGCGACGATCCCGAAACCAGAGGTGATATAGTAAATCCATCTCCAGTCGTGAACTGAGGCGAGGTACGGCGTGAGGATTCCCAAACCCGTAATGAGGATCCCTTGACTCGCAACCACGGCGGCCATGGCTTTGTTTCGCTGGTGAATGAAGACCATGTCCTGTAGAATTAGGGGTATCAGTGCTTCAACGGTCCCCGCTCCGAGCCCCTGATTAGTGCTCGACACCGGTTAGTCATGCTCACAGGCGGAGGCAGCTCTGTGCTCAAGACACTCGCCTGTATCGCTCGCGCAGCCAAGTGGACATCTAGAGAAGGGCTTGCGACAGCGAGGAAACCACCAGCCCAAGCGCAGGCGCCGGCGAAAAGCAGAACCGGCCGCCGTCCGATGCCAATGGACAAGGGCACGAGGAAGCTGCGCCGGCGACAACGGTGAATCATCAGTCCATGCCTGGCCCGAAAGACAAGACGGAATCTTACTAGCTGGCAATGCCGTTGCTCAGCAGCGGAATGGTCGCCAGCATGGAGACCTTCCCAATGTCGGCAGGCACGACGCCCTGTGGGATGATGGCAAGAGGTTTGACGCCCGTCGCAGACCCGCCGCTGACGGCCCGGAAGTCAAATGCGTTGAGGATGCGCACATCGACCCCGGAGTAATAGAGGAGGAACACTGGGATAAGGCTGCCAACAATGATCTCCGCCGAGAGGGCTAAGGAGCCAACTGACCGCGGGCGCGTCAGATACAACGGCCTTGAGGGCGAGAAAGGGGGGACCAACTTACAGAAACACAGGCTGGCGATGGCCGCCCATCTCCGCCACTCCGGTAAGTTCAAGGGATCTGAATCTTTGTGAGCCGCCAAACTCATTCATGATGCCCAACAGTTGTCGGGAGAGTAATTCGGATGCAGACCTTTCGGATCTGGACTTGGCGCCTGGGACCGAGGTCAGCGGGCGATCGAACAACACAACAAGGTGCGCCACGGACACCGAGAGAGTGAACTTACGGGAATCAACCGTATTTGGCCATTCTCGTACAGCGAAGTCGTCCCGACGACTTGTGCGCTCGGCGTCTTCCCGTTGAGAGCAGACTCCATGGTGCCTCTGCCGACCGGCGACAGGGAGTATTGTTGTTTTGCCCTCCTGACCGATCCTGCGGTCTCGCGCGCTGCGCAGTCCTCCAAGCGTCCCCCAGCGTCTTCCAGCCTCAGCACTGGCTGAGCTGAGGCTCTGGTGGATAGGGGTAGGCCTGGATATTCATACTGCCCTGGGCTCTCTGCGAACGAATCCCCCCAACTTCCCAAGTGGCAGGATGCGCAAACCACTTACCACTTCTCGGGCATTATGGCGAAAGGCACCTCAGCTGATTTTCCGTATTGGCATGCTGGCAGCACCTCACAGGGATGGTTCCCGACGAGCTGTGTAGCAGTGTGTTTCAAGTGCCAGAAAATTCAAATTCAAATGTCTATGGCCAAGAGGAATGGAACAGATATGGAGGATGCAAGAGGTACGTGTTACGAGAATTGTGAAACGCATCGAGAAAACTGACTGttgtgtacggaatactctGCCCAACTTGTCAAGCCGTCGTCAAGTGCCGGCTCCCAATGGGACGATCTGGCGATCACAGGAGATGCCGTTTGGCTCCCCAGACCGACTCCAGACATCCTCAACCAAAAAGTAGCAACCAGGCTTGCCGTGAGACCAGAGCTCAATAATATTCCGAGCTATATTCCCCGACGCGCGCATAAGGTTCTAGCGTGATTCGGAGGCTGTACCACGTTATGGAAACACAGTCTATTGTTTGATCGCCTCAGCAGCATGTTTTTGGGGGAGCCCCAGCCAAGTAAGGGAAAACGGACTCCCAGGCGCCAAGAATTGGGGAGCGGCGGGTTGTTGCGATGGGGGCTGGCTGGCAAGTACGGCAGGACGTCCGGAGTAAACTGCCATAAAAAGGTGACTATGACGGCTTCCTCCCGGATCTCATCTCACAGCAAAGTTTGGAGAGCTCATGATATCTGCAGACAACCACGCGGCATGGAACACTTTTGATGCCTTCCGAGTTGATTGTCTCTTGGATGTCACAGTTAACTCAGACAAAGGGCTTCCAACGCCAACTCGAGCCGTACTCACCAAGTGGAGTGATCCAAGTCCTTGCGCAAGAACCGTGTACGTGGAGCGTTCGCCTTGCTGGTTTTGCGGCTGCATACCCTATGACGAGATGGGCGGGTTAGGTAGTCACGAGACACCCGACTTTCTCCAGGGTCATTACCACCTAGAGAAGATATAAAGAAGCGCTATCCTGTCCAGCGAAATCGTACACCTGTTGGAACCACCGCGCAGGATCGGCTAGATTGAAATTATCACGATGCGGGTGCTCAACAGAAGATCGGCTCAGTCGTGGTGTTGAAGGTGTTGTATTGAGGAAGACTGCAGGAGAGAGGGCGCAGGTTGGGCGGGAGTTGTGCGCCCGGcctggtggatcctaatctcggtatGCCGGCCCGGGCCGGGGCCGAATCACGGCCCCGGTTCTGACATCACCCTCTGACCCAAGACCCCAGAGTGCCATGTCTACTATCTTGACCGTGTATACAGTATGTATCTCCCGCGTCGAAAAGTGTCGAGCAGTTTCAGAGGTATCGTACCCAGGGCTAGACCAAAGCCATCAATTAGAAAAAACCCAGCGACGCGACCACAAAGCCAAGCACAGCCCGCGAGTGTATCCCAAACGCCCCGTGAAGAACTCCCTACCCCGCGCTAGAAGTTCCTCCGAAGGCTGGCGCCAGCTCTGGCGATCAGACGGAGTAGTGCTTCCATTCTTCACCGATGCCAGAACCGCAGATGCAACTCATGCTCTCGAGTAGTGCTTACGAGCTACCCTCTCCGAGAAGCCGAGCGATCAAAACATAAATGAAGATGACCCCACTTGCAAGCAATAGCTTGTTCCGAAACAGCCAACCCTGCCCGGCATCCCTCTGCTGGATTACCGCGTCCACCACCGCGTGGGCC from Thermothielavioides terrestris NRRL 8126 chromosome 1, complete sequence includes these protein-coding regions:
- a CDS encoding polyketide synthase, whose product is MAPIAITPDNSSTGSPSGESVNGYFHVSTDNRQANGHTNGHTNGYASRHLDGHPNGHSNGAGNGVFNGVNGVNGVHGPSGGFSTSHKPMPIAIVGMACRMPGNVSTPAEFWELCTRARSGWTEIPKERFDSSRFYHPNPGKGGALNPVGGNFLNVDLAAFDAPFFGLTEKEAISMDPQQRLLLECTFEALENAGIPKHTIVGKDVGVFIGGSFSEYESHLFRDSDTIPMHQATACSSSMVAVHLACQSLRAGEISCALVGACHLNMLPEFWISFSTCRLLSDSGRSFAFDDRGTGFGRGEGCGMLVLKPLDQAIRDNDTIRAVIVGTGLNQDGKTPGITMPNGAAQEALMRQVYKNAGIDPRDCGFVEAHGTGTRVGDPIEATAIHNVLGQNRTARIAGIIKAALMLERGFILPNYDFKQPNPKIPWKEWNLKVPIAQRPWPRGKKYISVNNFGFGGTNGHVVLEAPPFRGPKGSAAGGDDTSGKAGQGRKLYVFTANDKTALSQVMKNIVIYLEQRPEIFQKDLTGHLAYTLGQRRSLLQWRAAIPAVNSFELIEAINGEKYTPGKETGPLRIGFILTGQGAQWHAMGRELYEQYPTFSSSLELADRCLAENGADWSLIEELGRDAKTSKINEAHISQPSCTAIQLALIDLLRSWGIRPTAVAGHSSGEIAAAYAAEIIDFDSAMRIAYHRGRLIPILKRSHPELRGRMMAVGGSKEQFLPILDGLKEKEARIACYNSPSSLTISGDEPAIAELEKICEEKQLFNRRLVVDVAYHSHHMNLVAKEYRASLADLRPPVPTDIRFHSSLYGRLVDGTELQPDYWVENLTCAVRFSEALQSMLEPAGEHKHGVNMLVELGPHSGLQGPIKQILKEIGGSALKIPYASALVRKRDAVETALELAADLFTRGASLNFGAINFPKPTKPPVLLTDLPRYPWNYSSRYWQESRMTRAHKHAPGGRSDILGTLANYSNDLEPTWRNIVRLDDLPWLRQHKIQSLTVFPMAGFIAMALEAAAQRASARGCPFDSFELKDVSITKPLVIPDKDIEVTLTLRPRKESGPSSPGSWDEFRICSWSSEQGWTEHCVGLIAALEADVNEVDSARRARDAEARLKTILSRTSQPEAVPVTPQAMYDSLSKLGVAYGALFQGVTSCYASDSHAVGNLVVPDVAKEMPSGYLTDAVLQPAFLESLIEMYWPIVGAGRRPVGTIYLPSSVDRVTVSLGVQRFTKDPGSAVRAVCEGEIAAGSSPKPAKVNVAAVTGDDKLETLISLDGLTISPILDGETQADSAAARELCYKLEWDPILETDDESVQDLPTDAQVVIIHEDSSFQSLVAMGLANSLEQATGRLADFGTLETVDAAGKICVFLSELHQPFLATLTPAQFDGLQRLLTSVEGVLWVVRGAYDNSANPDANMVTGLSRTIRSETALKFATLDLDAESPLSELETADAIMKVFKFVFHSGSSMSGELEFMERGGRFYTPRIVHDPEMDEYVHKQTNPSALEPTLFGEDHRALKMALSAPGALETLHFVDDPAAEQPLEADEVEIEVKAIGLNFRDGMAAKGQIPLGSCGIEASGVVTAVGSKVTAYRAGDRVAALTTGAFATRTRTKAAFAFKISADLTFEAAASLPLAYATAYYSLVELGRLGEGETVLIHSAAGAVGQAAVCIAQMIGAEVFVTVGSAEKKELLLKEFGLPDERVFYSRNSSFADAICRDTQGHGVDVILNTLTGDGLRESWRCLNKFGRFIELGRGENVSKARLEVDRIDSNASFICLDMLALISERPKTIKRLLADVAQLLKYGKIRPAVPITRFPISDVETALKTQQTGKSMGKLVVVPSATDVVKAARSRKAKPLLRSDATYILVGGTGGLGRSFARWMAAKGARNIVLVSRSGSVTGRVKELVDELGAIGTNVVVRRCNVVNKSEVDELISSILGDLPPIRGVVHGTMVLRDVLFEKMAWEDYTQVIEGKVQGGWNFHHALADSPLDFFVAISSAAGAVGNRGQAAYSAANCFLNALVQHRLARGLPAASLDLTAVSDSGYLAEDLEKAAEVARNLGSDSICESEVLALLQAAIDGTMASTCNSHAITGMRITATMRPFWTEDAKFKAMRIAAEEAAAKDASLNAVVSFNAALKQATTRAEAEDVICRGLVDKISSVLMMEAEELDITRSLSHYPLDSLVAIEIRNFITREFEANLQVLELLSSGSIQTLAKGVCAKSKLVTFS